Proteins co-encoded in one Malus sylvestris chromosome 7, drMalSylv7.2, whole genome shotgun sequence genomic window:
- the LOC126630612 gene encoding sorting nexin 2A-like: MMRQENHGDQEADLHASQDDMESLVLDEPPSSNGQSSPSASTSVDRHSATATTATSSQGFNSILEPPSYADAIFTSFDSSSSNGHDCPKPSSYQSEPPTRSEFLKIWVTDPQKELELSNSLVPGGTSYHTYLITTRTNMPEYGGPGSEFTVRRRFKDVVTLADRLSESFRGFFIPIRPDKSVVDSQVMQIEQFVELRRAALAKYLNKLAVHPTIKKSEELRLFLVMKGKLPLTRSVDMASRMLDGAVRLPRQLTGEVTAVTDVNEAAQPAKGGRDLLRIFRELKQSVVNDWGGVKPMAVEDDKEFLERKEKVAEFEQQLSNLSQQAESLVKAQQDMGETMGELGLAFVKLTKLETEGAMFESQTIRANDMKNVATASVKASRLYRELNSQTVKHLDKLHEYLGVVLAVNSAFSDRSSALLTVQTLSSELVSLQSRIVKLEAAASKIFGGDRSRMRKIEELKETLKISEDAKSCAVREYERIKENNRSELERLDRERHEDFMGMLRGFVLNQAGYAEKMANAWEKLAEETSGYAKDGS; the protein is encoded by the exons ATGATGAGGCAGGAAAACCACGGCGACCAGGAGGCCGACCTACACGCATCCCAAGACGACATGGAATCTCTCGTCCTCGACGAGCCACCCTCATCCAACGGCCAATCCTCTCCCTCCGCGTCCACCTCCGTAGACCGCCACTCCGCCACCGCGACAACGGCCACCTCCTCGCAAGGCTTCAATTCCATCCTTGAACCCCCGTCTTACGCTGACGCCATCTTCACCTCGTTCGATTCCTCCTCATCCAACGGCCACGACTGCCCTAAGCCCTCCTCTTATCAATCGGAGCCTCCGACAAGATCCGAATTTCTCAAGATATGGGTCACGGACCCTCAGAAAGAGCTCGAGCTCTCCAATTCGCTTGTTCCCGGCGGGACCTCGTACCACACGTACCTGATCACCACCCGGACCAACATGCCCGAGTACGGCGGGCCCGGATCCGAGTTCACCGTCCGGAGGCGGTTCAAGGACGTGGTGACGCTGGCGGACCGGCTATCCGAATCGTTTCGCGGGTTCTTCATCCCGATCCGACCCGATAAGAGCGTGGTGGATAGTCAGGTGATGCAAATCGAGCAATTCGTGGAGCTGCGGAGGGCGGCATTGGCGAAGTACCTGAACAAGCTCGCGGTGCATCCGACGATCAAGAAGAGCGAGGAGCTGAGGCTGTTTTTGGTCATGAAGGGGAAGCTGCCGCTGACGAGGAGCGTGGACATGGCTTCGCGGATGCTCGACGGAGCAGTGAGGCTGCCGAGGCAGTTAACGGGCGAGGTGACGGCTGTGACGGATGTGAATGAGGCTGCGCAGCCGGCCAAGGGCGGCAGGGACTTGCTGAGGATCTTCAGGGAGCTGAAGCAGTCGGTGGTGAACGATTGGGGAGGCGTGAAGCCGATGGCAGTTGAGGATGATAAGGAGTTTCtggagaggaaggagaaggtggCGGAATTTGAGCAGCAGCTTAGCAATTTGTCTCAGCAG GCTGAATCACTAGTAAAAGCTCAGCAGGACATGGGAGAGACTATGGGAGAATTGGGGTTGGCGTTTGTGAAGCTGACCAAGCTTGAGACGGAGGGAGCCATGTTCGAGTCTCAAACAATACGAGCCAATGACATGAAAAATGTGGCTACTGCTTCTGTTAAAGCTAGTCGATTGTACCGGGAGTTAAATTCGCAAACAGTCAAACATTTG GACAAACTTCATGAATATCTTGGAGTAGTGCTAGCAGTCAATAGTGCATTTTCAGACAGATCAAGTGCTTTACTGACAGTTCAGACTCTTTCATCAGAATTAGTTTCGTTGCAGTCCAGGATTGTGAAGCTTGAAGCTGCAGCATCCAAAATATTTGGTGGAGACAGGTCCAGGATGCGGAAAATAGAGGAGCTTAAAGAAACTTTAAAAATTAGCGAGGATGCTAAATCTTGTGCAGTCAGAGAGTATGAACGAATCAAG GAAAATAACAGGAGTGAGCTCGAAAGGCTCGACAGAGAGAGGCACGAGGACTTCATGGGCATGCTACGAGGGTTTGTTCTTAACCAG GCAGGATATGCGGAAAAGATGGCGAATGCTTGGGAGAAGCTTGCGGAGGAAACAAGCGGgtatgctaaagatggcagctGA
- the LOC126627748 gene encoding probable leucine-rich repeat receptor-like protein kinase IMK3 — protein sequence MDSKGQNFPAFFDYPSQNWSRISHKKEKWKFLLLQPKCAHFLLFLHLLLSFFHPARPEIWDGVIVTAADYQSLQSIKHELDDPKGFLRSWNDSGYGACSGGWAGIKCAQGQVIVLQLPWRGLGGRISEKIGQLQGLRKLSLHDNQIEGPIPQSLGYLPSLRGVQLFNNKLSGSIPISLGFSPLLQTLDLSNNLLIGKIPGSVFNSTKLYRLNLSFNSLSGSIPDSISHSHSLTFLAFHHNNLSGSIPSSLGQLNELQELQLGNNQFNGAIPNEIGRLSRVRMLDFPNNAINGSLPSSFSNLSSLIQLNLEGNNIEGEIPESLGSLKNLSVLNLRKNKLQGPIPAALGNISTLTRLDLSLNNVSGEIPASLAGLSHLVFLNVSYNNLSGAVPAPLSQKFNSSSFVGNVQLCGYSASTPCPSKAPSQSVPAPGPETAKRRHRLGTKDKILIAAGVLLLVLFVLCCIMLCCLIRKRAASKGKAGAGAARAGAARTEKGVPAIGGEAESGGDAGGKLVHFDGPMVFTADDLLCATAEIMGKSTFGTVYKATLEDGSEVAVKRLREKITKSQREFETEVNVLGKIRHPNLLALRAYYLGPKGEKLLVFDYMPRGSLAAFLHARGPDTSIDWPTRMGIARGMARGLSYLHANENIIHGNLTSSNILLDEHTNAKISDYGLPRLMTAAANSNVIATAGALGYRAPELSKLKKANTKTDVYSLGVIILELLTGKSPGEPTNGLDLPQWVASIVKEEWTNEVFDLELMRDASIIGDELLNTLKLALHCVDPSPSARPEVQQVLQQLEDIRPETAASSGDDGAEAPSASDE from the exons ATGGACAGCAAAGGTCAGAACTTTCCCGCATTTTTCGACTACCCATCTCAAAATTGGAGCCGGATTTCCCACAAGAAGGAAAAATGgaagtttcttcttctccaacccAAGTGCGCCCActtcctcctctttctccacctcctcctctcctTCTTCCACCCGGCCCGGCCCGAAATCTGGGACGGCGTCATTGTCACGGCGGCGGACTACCAATCCCTCCAATCAATCAAGCACGAGCTCGACGACCCAAAGGGGTTCTTAAGGAGCTGGAACGACAGCGGATACGGAGCCTGCTCCGGCGGATGGGCCGGAATCAAGTGCGCTCAGGGGCAGGTGATTGTGCTCCAGCTTCCCTGGAGGGGGTTAGGTGGCAGAATCTCGGAGAAAATCGGACAGCTCCAGGGGCTGAGGAAGCTGAGCCTCCATGACAACCAGATTGAAGGGCCAATCCCTCAATctttagggtaccttccaagcCTCAGAGGAGTTCAATTATTTAACAATAAGCTTTCGGGTTCAATCCcaatttctttagggtttagtCCTCTGCTCCAAACCCTTGATCTTAGCAACAATTTGCTCATTGGTAAAATCCCAGGCAGCGTTTTTAACTCCACCAAACTTTATAGGCTCAATCTGAGCTTCAATTCGCTTTCGGGTTCTATCCCGGATAGTATCTCCCACTCACATTCCCTCACATTCCTTGCTTTCCACCACAACAATTTATCCGGCTCGATCCCGAGCTCTTTAGGCCAGTTGAATGAGCTTCAAGAGCTTCAACTTGGAAATAACCAGTTCAATGGAGCTATACCGAATGAAATAGGGCGGCTTTCGAGAGTTAGaatgttagattttcctaaCAATGCCATCAATGGAAGCTTGCCTTCTagcttctccaatctctcctcgCTAATCCAGCTGAATCTAGAAGGAAACAATATCGAAGGCGAAATCCCGGAAAGTCTTGGAAGTTTGAAAAATCTTTCTGTTCTTAACTTGAGGAAGAACAAATTGCAGGGTCCAATTCCTGCAGCTCTTGGCAACATTTCGACGCTTACCCGCCTCGATTTGTCGCTGAATAATGTCAGTGGTGAAATTCCAGCTTCTCTTGCTGGTTTATCACATCTTGTTTTCCTCAATGTTTCTTACAACAACCTCTCTGGTGCTGTCCCCGCTCCTCTCTCCCAGAAGTTCAATTCGAGCTCTTTCGTCGGGAATGTTCAGCTGTGCGGGTACAGTGCTTCTACTCCATGCCCTTCCAAGGCACCGTCTCAGAGTGTACCAGCTCCAGGCCCGGAGACTGCGAAGCGCCGCCACAGACTTGGTACCAAAGACAAAATTCTTATAGCAGCAGGAGTTCTCTTGTTAGTGTTGTTTGTACTCTGTTGCATTATGCTCTGCTGTTTGATAAGAAAAAGAGCTGCATCGAAAGGCAAGGCTGGCGCAGGCGCGGCGAGGGCTGGAGCTGCGAGGACCGAAAAGGGTGTTCCGGCCATTGGAGGAGAAGCTGAATCCGGAGGAGATGCTGGAGGAAAACTGGTACATTTTGACGGGCCAATGGTTTTCACAGCGGATGATCTTTTGTGCGCAACGGCAGAGATAATGGGGAAAAGCACTTTTGGGACTGTGTACAAGGCGACATTGGAGGATGGGAGTGAAGTTGCAGTGAAGAGATTGAGAGAAAAGATTACGAAAAGCCAGAGGGAATTCGAGACGGAAGTGAATGTGCTTGGGAAAATCAGGCACCCGAATCTTCTGGCTCTGAGGGCTTATTACTTGGGACCTAAGGGAGAAAAGCTTCTGGTTTTCGATTACATGCCGAGAGGGAGTCTTGCAGCATTTCTCCATG CTCGAGGACCGGATACTTCGATTGATTGGCCAACAAGAATGGGAATAGCAAGGGGCATGGCAAGAGGTCTCTCCTACCTCCACGCCAATGAGAACATTATCCATGGCAACCTCACATCCAGCAACATCCTACTTGATGAGCACACGAATGCCAAGATCTCAGATTACGGCCTTCCCCGCCTCATGACGGCCGCTGCCAATTCCAATGTGATTGCAACCGCAGGGGCACTAGGGTACCGAGCCCCGGAGCTCTCAAAGCTCAAGAAGGCCAACACGAAAACTGATGTTTACAGCCTTGGGGTCATCATATTGGAACTCCTAACAGGGAAGTCTCCTGGAGAGCCGACCAACGGTTTGGATTTGCCTCAGTGGGTTGCTTCCATTGTGAAGGAGGAGTGGACTAACGAAGTTTTCGACTTGGAACTGATGAGGGACGCCTCTATCATCGGTGACGAGCTGCTAAACACGTTGAAACTAGCTCTGCATTGTGTTGATCCTTCGCCATCGGCAAGGCCGGAAGTTCAACAGGTCCTGCAGCAGCTAGAAGATATCAGACCCGAAACAGCCGCCAGTTCCGGCGACGACGGAGCTGAAGCCCCTTCAGCAAGTGATGAGTGA
- the LOC126630575 gene encoding PRA1 family protein B1-like has protein sequence MASPATLPISNAQTTVGAQSQPPIATPAFRVFISRLSSSVRNGFSQRRPWYELVDRSALARPDSLTDAYSRIRKNFTYFRVNYVSLLTLVLALSLLTHPFSLIVLLSLLGAWAFLYLFRASDQPLVILGRTFSDAETLIGLVVLTVVVIFMSSVGSLLISGLLIGFAIVCAHGAFRVPDDLFLDDQEPANAGFLSFLGGATSSAAAVPGRV, from the coding sequence ATGGCCTCCCCAGCGACGCTTCCGATCTCCAACGCCCAAACGACCGTCGGTGCCCAGTCACAGCCTCCGATCGCCACCCCCGCCTTCCGCGTGTTCATCTCACGCCTATCCTCCTCTGTCCGCAACGGCTTCTCGCAGCGCCGCCCCTGGTACGAGCTCGTGGACAGGAGCGCCTTGGCCCGACCCGACTCCCTCACCGATGCCTACTCCCGGATCCGCAAGAATTTCACCTACTTCCGCGTCAATTACGTGTCCCTACTCACCCTCGTACTCgccctctctctcctcacccATCCCTTCTCCCTCATCGTCCTACTCTCGCTCCTCGGCGCGTGGGCTTTCCTCTACCTGTTTCGAGCGTCCGATCAGCCGCTCGTCATCCTCGGCCGCACTTTCTCCGACGCCGAAACCCTCATCGGGCTCGTCGTGTTGACCGTGGTCGTCATCTTCATGTCCAGCGTCGGCTCGCTCCTGATCTCGGGTTTGTTGATCGGATTCGCCATTGTTTGCGCGCACGGTGCGTTTAGGGTTCCGGATGACCTCTTTCTCGACGATCAAGAGCCCGCCAACGCCGGATTTCTCTCGTTCCTTGGTGGCGCTACCTCCTCCGCCGCTGCCGTCCCTggacgtgtttaa